Within the Pseudomonas fulva genome, the region GAGGAATTCACCGATGCGGATGCCCGCCTCGTAGCCGGCCACTGAGGCCAGCAACAGCTCGCGGCCGGACTTGCCCAGGTCCTGCGCTGCCGCCAGGGCCGCCGGAAAGACCACGGTGGCCGGGTGCAGCACCGAGCTGTTGTGCAGGTCGTCCTGCTCGACCAGGTGGGACGAAGCGCCGTTGACCAGCGCCGCGAAGTACGCCGAAGTCCCGCGCCCATTGACCAGGATGCGCGCCGGGCCATCGGCCGGACCCATCTTCTGCGCATAGGCTTCGAACAGCGGGATCGGCCGCGCGCCCTCACTGGCCAGGGCCGAACCGAGCCAGTCGAGAAACAGATCTTCGGTGCGATCCAATACGTGCTCGGGAATCTGCTCGTAGGAAAGTTCAGCGAGGAACGCGGCCAGTTGCTGAGTATGTGTGCTCATGGTCGAGACCTCAAAAGCTGCGCGGCAGTTCGAGCAGGTGCTCGGCCACGTAGGACATGATCAGGTTGGTGGAGATCGGCGCCACCTGATACAGGCGGGTCTCGCGGAACTTGCGCTCGACGTCGTATTCGTTGGCGAAGCCGAAGCCGCCGTGGGTCTGCAGGCAGGCGTTGGCCGCTGCCCAGGAGGCTTCCGCCGCCAGGTACTTGGCCATGTTGGCGCTGGCCCCGGCATTCTCGCCGCGGTCGTATTGCTCGCAGGCGCGCCATCGCATCAGGTCGGCGGCCTCCACTTCGATATGGGCCTTGGCGATGGGGAACTGCACGCCCTGGTTCTGGCCGATGGGTCGGCCGAACACCACGCGATCACGGGCGTAGGCGCTGGCCTTCTCGATAAACCAGCGCCCGTCGCCGATGCACTCGGCAGCGATCAGCGTGCGCTCGGCATTCAGGCCATCGAGGATGTAGCGAAAGCCCTTGCCCTCCTCGCCGATCAAACTGCTGGCAGGAATTTGCAGGTTGTCGAAGAACAGCTCGTTGGTCTCGTGGTTGACCATGTTGGCGATCGGCTGCACGGTCAGGCCGTTGCCGATGGCCTCGCGCAGATCGACCAGGAAGATCGACATGCCCTCGGATTTCTTCTTCACCTCGGCCAGCGGCGTGGTGCGTGCCAGCAGGATCATCAGGTCGGAGTGCTGGATGCGCGAGATCCATACCTTCTGCCCGTTGATCACGTACGTGTCGCCCTGGCGCACGGCGGTGGTCTTGATCTTGGTGGTGTCGGTGCCGGTGGTCGGCTCGGTCACGCCCATGGATTGCAGGCGCAACTCGCCGCTGGCCAGTTTGGGCAGGTAGTAGCTCTTCTGCTCATCACTGCCGTTACGCAGCAAGGTGAACATGTTGTACATCTGCCCGTGGATGGTGCCGGAGTTGCCACCGCAACGGTTCACTTCCTCGAGGATCACCGAGGCTTCGGCCAGGCCCAGGCCCGAGCCGCCGTACGCTTCCGGAATCATCGCCGACAGCCAACCAGCCTCGGTCATGGCCGCCACGAAGGCTTCCGGAAAGCCCTTCTCCTCATCGATCTTGCGCCAGTATTCGGCGGGGAATTCGGCGCACAGGCCGCGTACGCCCTCACGGATGAAATTCAGTTCTTCATTCTGTTCCGGGGTCATCTCGATTCCTCGATATGTTCTTGTTGTCACGTCCGCAGGCTGCCCGCAAACGCGCTATTCGAATTCCACCTCGGCCTGCTGGGCCATGCCCGCGGCAGTGCCCGCCCACAGCTGGGCCCTGCCCGGTTCACTGATGCGCCCGGCCACCTCGAACGGCTCGGGCGCCACCAGGGGGCGCAACCCTCGATAGGCGAAACGACGCAGCCGCGCCTGGGGCTGGGCACGGCAGAAGGCGCGCAGGTTGAGGGTGGCGATCAGCGGGCCATGCACCACCAGGCCGGCGTAGCCTTCGGTGTCGGTGACATAGGGCCAGTCGTAGTGGATGCGGTGGCCGTTGAAGGTCACCGCGCTGTAGCGAAACAGCAGGGTCGGGCTCGGCACCACGGCCTCGCGCCAGTCACCGGCTGGCAGCGCCTCGCCCGCGCCGCGCTTGGGCGGGCTGGGTTCGCGGTAGACGATGTCCTGCTCCTCGCGGATCGCCAGCTCGCCGTCCTGCAGGTAGTCGTGCTGCACGGTGACGAACAGCAGCGCGCCGGTGCGGCCGTGCTTCTCTTCGATGTGCTTGATGGTCGATACCCGGGTGGCCTCGCCGCCCACGCGCAAGGGCGCAATGAACTCCAGGCGACCGCCGGCCCACATGCGGTTGCGGTTGTCGGCCGGCGGCAGGAAGCCACCGCGTGCCGGATGCCCGTCGCCGCCCAGGCCGCTTTCGGCAATGGGCTCCTGGAAGAACGCCCAGTGCCAGAGTGGCGGCAGGGCTTCGCCATGGGCGGGCGTGTCTTCGCCCAGGGTCGCGGCGATGCGCTTGACCAGGTTGCGGCTCAGTTGATCGTGGGCTTGCTCGGTGCGGCCGATCCAGGCAGAAAAGGCAGAGTCGCTCATCGTGGATTCCAGCTGTCTTGTTATGTGCCGCCAGCATGCAAGCCGATGAATGTTCCGAGAATCCGCATTTATTTAATCCAGCGTTTGGATATGCTGAACGCCGCCTCCAACCCAATGCCGAGCTGCCATGCACTTCGACCTGCCGGATCTGCGCCTCTTCATCCATATCGCCGAATCCCCGAGCCTGACCCAGGGTGCCCGACGTGCCTCGCTGTCGCCGGCGGCGGCCAGTGCGCGCATCAAGGCCCTGGAAGGCCAGCTGGGTACCCGCCTGCTGTACCGCGACAGCCGTGGCGTGGAACTGACCCCGGCCGGCCAGCGCCTGCTGCAGCATGCACGGCTGATCATGCGCCAGGTGGATTACCTGAAAAGCGAATTCACCGAATACGGCAGCGACGCGGCCGGGCATATCCGCATCTTCGCCAACACCACGGCGGTAACCGAATTCCTGCCGGAGGTCCTTGCAGGCTTTCTCGCCGGCCGGCCCGGCGTGACGGTGGACCTGCAGGAGCGCCTGAGCCGCGATATCGTGCGTGGCGTACTCGATGGCGGCGCCGACCTGGGCATCATCGCCGGCCCGGTGGAAGCCGCCGGCCTGCAAGTGCTGCACTTCAGCACCGACCGCCTGGTGCTGGTGGTGCCGGACGGCCACCCGCTGGCCGGCCGCGAACGCGTCAGCCTGCGTGACACCCTGCAGTATCAGCACATCGGCCTGCACGACGGCAGTACCCTGCTGACCTTTTTGCGTGAACACGTGGAAACACTCGGTGGCACCCTGTCGCTGCGCATCCAGATGTCCGGCTTCGAAGCCATCTGCCGCATGGTCGAGGCCAACGTGGGCATCGGCATCATTCCCGAGTCCGCCGCCAGCCGGCACCGCCGCACCATGAAGCTGCGCACCATCGAACTGGAAGAGCCCTGGGCGATCCGCGAGCGCAGCATGTTGGTTCGTGACCTCGAAGCACTGCCCGGCAGCGTCCGGGCGTTGATCGCCACGCTGCTGCCGGAAGCTTGATATCCAGTAGCGTCTTCGCGGCTACGACGCCTTCAGCCTCACTTGCCCACCCCATGCTCACGCAACTTGTTGGCGATGGTGGTGTGGGACACGCCCAGGCGCTTGCCGAGCAGGCGGCTGCTGGGAAACTCGCCGTGCAGGCGTTCCAGTACGGCTTTTTCGAAGCGCCCGACGATGGCGTCCAGTCCGCCTTCCAGCGAGAAGTCGCCCAGCGGCTGCGCCGCGCCGTAGCCTGGTAGGCGGATATGTTCGGGCTTGACCATCGCGCCGTCGCACAGCGACACCGCCTGGAACAGCACGTTCTCCAGCTGCCTGACGTTGCCCGGCCAGTGGTAGCGACCGAGTTTTTCCAACGCAGCCGGCGCCAGACCCGGTAGCGGGCAGCCGATCTGTCGGCTGGCGCGGTCGAGAAAATGCTCGGCCAGGGGCTGCAGGCCATCCAGGCATTCACGCAGCGGCGGGATATGCAGGCTGAGCACGTTGAGGCGATGATAAAGGTCTTCGCGAAACTCGCCACGGGCGCACAGCTCGGAAAGGTCGACCTGGGTGGCGCAGGTCACCCGCACGTCGAGGTACACCTCCTCGTCGCTGCCAACCCGCCGAAAGCAGCCATCCTGCAGGAAGCGCAGCAGCTTGGCCTGCAGGCGCGGGCTCATTTCACCGACGCCATCGAGAAACAGCGTACCGCCCGCGGTCAGCTCCAGCAGGCCCAGCTTGCCTTCGGCGCGGGCGCCCTCGAAGGCGCCGGGGCCGTAGCCGAACAGCTCGGTCTCGGCCATTGACTCGGGCAGGCCGGCGCAATTGAGCGCCATGAATGGCGACTGACCGCGCGGGCTGGCCAGGTGGCAGGCGCGGGCCAGCAGCTCCTTGCCGGTACCGGTTTCGCCTTCGATCAGCAGCGGCGCATCCAGCGGCGCCATACGCCGCGCCTCGCGCACCACGGCCGCCATCACCTTAGAGCTCTGGAAGATGCTGTCGAAGCCACGCAACTCCTGCTTGCGCACCTGATAGATACGCTCGCCGACGCGGTCGGCGCGGTGCAGGGTCAGCACCGCGCCTGCCATGGCTTCGCTGTCATCGTGTTCGCTCTGCAGCGGTGCGATATCGGCGAGAAACACGTCGCCGCAGACCTTCACCCGCAGCCCGTTGATGCGCGAACGATTGGCGCGCACCAGCTCCGGCAGATCGAAATCCTCGATGTAGCGCGACAGCGCGATGCCCGGCACCTCGTCCACCCGCACGCCAAGCAGACCAGCCGCAGCCCGGTTGGCGGCGACGATGCTGCCGCCCATGTCCACGGACAGCACCGGAAACTCCAGGGCGCCGAGCAAGGCATTGAGCTCCAGGTGGCGGCGCTCGCTGGGCATCAGCCCCACGCGCTTGACGCCGAACACGCCGGTGATGGCCTCGAACCTGGCGCGCAGGGCCTGGAACTGCAGGTTGATCAGGTTGGGGCAATGCAGGTAGATGGCGTTGCCCTGCTCGCCGCCGACCTCGCCGCGGGCGACGTTGATGCCGTAGTCGACCAGCAGTTCGAGGATGTCGCGCAGGATGCCCACACGGTTCTGGCAGTGAATCTTGATACGCATGACGGCCGCTCTTGTTATTTTCGTCAAGGTTTCTTGCCAGTCTAGAGGAAGCCGCCCAACCAGGAACAGGCTTTCGCCCATGACGTAATGCTTTCTTTACGAAAACGGCTTCCTATCAGCCCTCGAAACACTGCCCGCGCTCGCCCAAAGCGTGCCCGCCTGGGGCATGCTCGGACCAGCCATGACCCGAACGGATGTGCAGGGAGATCGCCAGATGAAAGCCAGCCAGTACGTTGCCAGGCAGCCTGACGCGAACGGCTTTATCGACTACAGCGAGGTCGAGCATCGCACCTGGCAGACGCTGATCGAGCGTCAGTTGAAGGTGATCGAGCCGCGGGCCTGCCAGGCGTACCTGGACGGCATCGACAAGCTCGCCCTGCCCCGCGACCGCATTCCCCAACTGCCCGATATCAACCGTGTGCTGCAGGCCAGCACCGGCTGGCAGGTCGCCCAGGTGCCGGCGCTGATTCCCTTCCAGCGTTTTTTCGAGCTGCTCGCCAACAAGCAGTTTCCGGTGGCCACCTTTATCCGTACGGTGGAGGATCTCGACTACCTGCAGGAGCCGGATATCTTTCACGAAATCTTCGGCCACTGCCCGCTGCTGACCAATTCCTGGTTCGCCGAATTCACCCATACCTACGGCCGCCTGGGCCTGGCCGCCAGCCCTCAGGAGCGGGTGTTCCTGGCGCGCCTGTACTGGATGACCATCGAGTTCGGCCTGGTGGATACACCGGCCGGTAGGCGCATCTACGGCGGCGGCATTCTCTCCTCGCCCAGGGAGGCGGTGTATTGTCTGTCCAACGAGCCAGAGCACCAGCCGTTCGACCCCGTGGAGGCCATGCGCACGCCCTATCGCATCGACATCCTGCAGCCGCTGTACTTCGTGCTGCCGGACCTGCAACGGCTGTTCGCCCTGGCGCAACAGGACATCATGAGCCTGGTGCAGCAGACCATGGCGCTGGGCCTGCATGCGCCGAAATTTCCACCTAAAGCGGCCTAAGAACCGGCCGTGACGATCAACGTCTAGAGGAACCCTCATGACCGCACTGTCCCAAGCCACCTGCGAAGCCTGCAGCGCCGATGCACCCAAAGTCAGCGAGGCCGAACTGGCGCAGCTGATCAAGGAAATCCCGGACTGGAACATCGAGGTTCGTGACGGCGTGATGCAACTCGAGCGGGCCTACGCCTTCCGCACCTTCAAGCATGCGTTGGCCTTTACCAACGCCGTGGGCGAGATCGCCGAGAGCGAGAACCATCATCCGTCGCTGCTCACCGAATGGGGCAAGGTCACCGTGACCTGGTGGAGCCACTCGATCAAGGGTTTGCACCGCAACGACTTCGTCATGGCCGCGCGCACCGACGAGCTGGCCAAGGCGGCCGAAGGGCGCAAGTGAGATGCCCCGCAAACGGGAAAAACTCGCTCGCCTACGCACCGTGCTGGAGCCTTTCACTGGCCCCGAAAATCGATAGACCGTTCGTCGGTAAAAATAATCCTTTAGTATCATATAGATAGAAAACAACCCCGGAGATCATTGGCGCGCTTCCTGCTTGCCATCGCCGGCATAGTTCCCTAGGGTTGTTCGCCATGTGGTCCTTGATTGCCCCTATCAGCTCGTTGCTGGGTGGGGTTGCATTACTCCTCCTCGGCAATGGTCTGCTCAACACCCTACTGACCCTGCGTGGCGTCGCCGAAGGCTACTCCACCGGGATGCTCGGCCTGATCATGTCCGGGTACTTCGTCGGTTTTCTCCTCGGTACCTGGCTGGCGATTCCGCTGGTGCGCCGCGTTGGGCATATCCGTGCCTTCTCCTTCTGCGCCGCCCTCGCCGCCATCACCGCACTGCTCCATGTGCTGCTCGTCGATCCCTGGGTCTGGCTCGGCCTGCGGGTACTCTACGGCCTGGCGCTGGTCAGCCTGTACATGGTCATCGAGAGCTGGCTCAACGCCCAGGTGCCCAACGACAAACGCGGGCAGATGTTCGCCGTGTACATGGCGGTCAACCTCGGCGCCCTGGCGGCCGCCCAGCAACTGCTGAACCTCGCCGAGCCGACCGACTTCCTGCTGTTCGCCCTGGCGGCCATGCTGATCAGCGCAGCGCTGATGCCCATCACCCTGACCCGCCAGCCCCAGCCCAGCGTGCCGGACACCCTGCACACCAACCTGCGCGCCATCCTCGGCATCGCGCCACTGTCGATTGCCGCAGCCGGCCTTTCCGGCCTGGCCCTGGGTGCGTTCTGGGGCATGGCGCCGGTGTATGCCAGCCTCAACGGCTTCGATGCCCCCGGGGTCGGGCTGATGATGAGCGCCACCATTCTCGGTGGCGCGCTACTGCAATGGCCGATCGGCCGTTTCTCCGACAATCATGACCGGCGCTGGGTGCTGTTCTGGGTGGTCAGCGCGGCGGTGGCCGTCGCTCTGGCAATGAGCCTGTTACCCGCGGGCCGCCCGCTGCTGGGGCTGATGTTCCTGTTCGGTGGGCTGTCGTTCGCCATCTACCCCATCGCCGTGGCGCAGCTGATCGACCAGTTGCACAGCGACGAGATTCTTTCCGGTTCCAGCAGCCTGCTGATGGTCAACGGCGTCGGCTCGGTGTGCGGCCCGCTGCTCGCCGGCCTGTTGATGCAGCACCTGGGCGCCGCCGCACTGCCGCTGTACTTCGCCGCCACCCTGGGGCTGCTGGCGGCCTACACCTTCTATCGCCTGCGTCACGTCAGCGACCTGGTCGCTGGTGAGCAGGCGCATTTCGTGCCGATGTTGCGCACCAGCCACACCGTGCTGGAGCTGATGCCCGATGCACCGCCACCGGCGGACGACATCGACTCGGACAACGATCACCCGGGTGACGAGCGGGAGCCCGTCACCACTTCGTCGTAGGCACATGTCCGCCTACAGAACAGAGGCACCAGCAAGGTGCCCGCTTTACCCGTCGGCTGCTGCCGGCGCTTTGACAGGGAGACTACGCATGCTACTTGCAACCGATCTCGATGGAACCTTTCTCGCCGGTGATCCCGAGGACCGCCTGAGCCTCTACCAGACCATCGCCGCCCACCCGGAAATCCAGCTGGCCTACGTCACCGGGCGCAGCCTCGAAGCGGTCCTGCCGCTGCTGGCCGATCCCACCCTGCCGCAACCGGACTTCATCATCGCCGATGTCGGCGCTACCTTCGTACATGGCGATACCCTGCAACCCATTCAACAGCTGCAGAGCCAGGTCGATGCCCGCTGGCCGGGTGAGAGCCAGGTGGCCCAGGCCCTGGAGGGTTTCGGCCTGGAACGCCAGGACGTGCCCCAGGCGCGCCGCTGCTCGTACTTCTGCACGCCTGAACAGGCCGCCAACCCGGCTCTGGCCGAGGTCGCAGAAACGCTAGGTTGCGATCTGCTGTATTCCGCGGATCGCTACCTCGACTTTCTGCCCAAGGGCGTCAACAAGGGCACCAGCCTCAAGGCGCTGGTCGGCTGGCTGGGGCTCGACGACGGCGAGGTGCTGGCCTGTGGCGACACCCTCAATGACCTGAACATGCTCGACGGCACCTACAAGGGCGTTTGCGTGGGTGAGTCCGAGCCCAACTTAATCAAGGCCACCGAGCATCAATCGTGGATCCTGCAGGCGGACCGCCCGGGCTGCGGCGGCATCCTGCAGGCCTTCGTGCATTTCGGCTTTCTTGGCGAGCACGGCATCGCTGCCGAAAAACGCACCGCTACCAAGCCAGGACGCGCCGAGCTGGTGATGGTCTATCATCGCCTGCCCTACGAGGAACATCGCGGCGCGGACGGCAAGGTGCAGCGCCGCCGCCCGACCTCGCCCAACGGCATCATCCCCACCCTGATGAGTTTCTTCGGCGACGCGCGCCCAGGCTCCTGGGTCGCCTGGGCCGTCGACGAAGGCGGCGACGAGCCCTTCGAAACCCACACCACGGTGGACGCCGAACGCTATCCGAAACTCACCGCCGCCCGGGTGGCGCTGAGCAAGCGGGAAGTCGACATCTTCTACAAGCGTTTCTCCAAGGAAGCCTTCTGGCCGACGCTGCACACCTTCTGGGAGCGCGCCCGCTTCGACGAGGACGACTGGCAGGTGTTTCTCAAGGTCAACCGCGCCTTCGCCGAGCGTACCGCCAAGGAAGCCGCCATCGGTGCCGTGGTCTGGCTGCACGACTACAACCTGTGGATGGTGCCCGGCTACCTGCGCGAACTGCGCCCGGACCTGCGCATCGCCTTCTTTCACCACACCTACTTCCCCTCGGCGGACGTGTTCAACGTGTTGCCGTGGCGCCGGCAGATCATCGGCAGCCTGTTGCAGTGCGATTACATCGGCTTTCATATCCCCCGTCAGGTGGAGAACTTCGTCGACGTGGCCCGGGGCGTCACGCCGCTGCAGACCGTCAGTCGACAGAACTGCGCACCGCGTTTCGTCACCTACGGCTGCGCGGTGGGCCTGGAGCGCATGACCACCGCCGTGGACACCGGCAGCCGGGTGGTCAAGCTCGGCGCCCACCCGGTCGGCCTGGATATCGACCGGGTGCGCAACGCCCTGGCCCAGGACAAGACCCGCGAGCAGATGGCCAACCTGCGCAAGGAACTGAGCGGCATCAAGCTGGTGCTGTCGGTGGAACGCCTGGATTACACCAAGGGCATCCTGGAAAAACTGCAGGCCTACGAGCGCCTGCTGGCCGACAACCCGGAGCTGCACAAGAAGATCACCCTGGTCAGCATCTGCGTGCCGGCCGCCCGGGAGATGACCATC harbors:
- a CDS encoding acyl-CoA dehydrogenase family protein codes for the protein MTPEQNEELNFIREGVRGLCAEFPAEYWRKIDEEKGFPEAFVAAMTEAGWLSAMIPEAYGGSGLGLAEASVILEEVNRCGGNSGTIHGQMYNMFTLLRNGSDEQKSYYLPKLASGELRLQSMGVTEPTTGTDTTKIKTTAVRQGDTYVINGQKVWISRIQHSDLMILLARTTPLAEVKKKSEGMSIFLVDLREAIGNGLTVQPIANMVNHETNELFFDNLQIPASSLIGEEGKGFRYILDGLNAERTLIAAECIGDGRWFIEKASAYARDRVVFGRPIGQNQGVQFPIAKAHIEVEAADLMRWRACEQYDRGENAGASANMAKYLAAEASWAAANACLQTHGGFGFANEYDVERKFRETRLYQVAPISTNLIMSYVAEHLLELPRSF
- a CDS encoding FAS1-like dehydratase domain-containing protein, with protein sequence MSDSAFSAWIGRTEQAHDQLSRNLVKRIAATLGEDTPAHGEALPPLWHWAFFQEPIAESGLGGDGHPARGGFLPPADNRNRMWAGGRLEFIAPLRVGGEATRVSTIKHIEEKHGRTGALLFVTVQHDYLQDGELAIREEQDIVYREPSPPKRGAGEALPAGDWREAVVPSPTLLFRYSAVTFNGHRIHYDWPYVTDTEGYAGLVVHGPLIATLNLRAFCRAQPQARLRRFAYRGLRPLVAPEPFEVAGRISEPGRAQLWAGTAAGMAQQAEVEFE
- a CDS encoding LysR substrate-binding domain-containing protein — its product is MHFDLPDLRLFIHIAESPSLTQGARRASLSPAAASARIKALEGQLGTRLLYRDSRGVELTPAGQRLLQHARLIMRQVDYLKSEFTEYGSDAAGHIRIFANTTAVTEFLPEVLAGFLAGRPGVTVDLQERLSRDIVRGVLDGGADLGIIAGPVEAAGLQVLHFSTDRLVLVVPDGHPLAGRERVSLRDTLQYQHIGLHDGSTLLTFLREHVETLGGTLSLRIQMSGFEAICRMVEANVGIGIIPESAASRHRRTMKLRTIELEEPWAIRERSMLVRDLEALPGSVRALIATLLPEA
- a CDS encoding sigma-54-dependent transcriptional regulator produces the protein MRIKIHCQNRVGILRDILELLVDYGINVARGEVGGEQGNAIYLHCPNLINLQFQALRARFEAITGVFGVKRVGLMPSERRHLELNALLGALEFPVLSVDMGGSIVAANRAAAGLLGVRVDEVPGIALSRYIEDFDLPELVRANRSRINGLRVKVCGDVFLADIAPLQSEHDDSEAMAGAVLTLHRADRVGERIYQVRKQELRGFDSIFQSSKVMAAVVREARRMAPLDAPLLIEGETGTGKELLARACHLASPRGQSPFMALNCAGLPESMAETELFGYGPGAFEGARAEGKLGLLELTAGGTLFLDGVGEMSPRLQAKLLRFLQDGCFRRVGSDEEVYLDVRVTCATQVDLSELCARGEFREDLYHRLNVLSLHIPPLRECLDGLQPLAEHFLDRASRQIGCPLPGLAPAALEKLGRYHWPGNVRQLENVLFQAVSLCDGAMVKPEHIRLPGYGAAQPLGDFSLEGGLDAIVGRFEKAVLERLHGEFPSSRLLGKRLGVSHTTIANKLREHGVGK
- the phhA gene encoding phenylalanine 4-monooxygenase, translated to MKASQYVARQPDANGFIDYSEVEHRTWQTLIERQLKVIEPRACQAYLDGIDKLALPRDRIPQLPDINRVLQASTGWQVAQVPALIPFQRFFELLANKQFPVATFIRTVEDLDYLQEPDIFHEIFGHCPLLTNSWFAEFTHTYGRLGLAASPQERVFLARLYWMTIEFGLVDTPAGRRIYGGGILSSPREAVYCLSNEPEHQPFDPVEAMRTPYRIDILQPLYFVLPDLQRLFALAQQDIMSLVQQTMALGLHAPKFPPKAA
- a CDS encoding 4a-hydroxytetrahydrobiopterin dehydratase, whose amino-acid sequence is MTALSQATCEACSADAPKVSEAELAQLIKEIPDWNIEVRDGVMQLERAYAFRTFKHALAFTNAVGEIAESENHHPSLLTEWGKVTVTWWSHSIKGLHRNDFVMAARTDELAKAAEGRK
- a CDS encoding MFS transporter, which produces MWSLIAPISSLLGGVALLLLGNGLLNTLLTLRGVAEGYSTGMLGLIMSGYFVGFLLGTWLAIPLVRRVGHIRAFSFCAALAAITALLHVLLVDPWVWLGLRVLYGLALVSLYMVIESWLNAQVPNDKRGQMFAVYMAVNLGALAAAQQLLNLAEPTDFLLFALAAMLISAALMPITLTRQPQPSVPDTLHTNLRAILGIAPLSIAAAGLSGLALGAFWGMAPVYASLNGFDAPGVGLMMSATILGGALLQWPIGRFSDNHDRRWVLFWVVSAAVAVALAMSLLPAGRPLLGLMFLFGGLSFAIYPIAVAQLIDQLHSDEILSGSSSLLMVNGVGSVCGPLLAGLLMQHLGAAALPLYFAATLGLLAAYTFYRLRHVSDLVAGEQAHFVPMLRTSHTVLELMPDAPPPADDIDSDNDHPGDEREPVTTSS
- the ggpS gene encoding glucosylglycerol-phosphate synthase, whose protein sequence is MLLATDLDGTFLAGDPEDRLSLYQTIAAHPEIQLAYVTGRSLEAVLPLLADPTLPQPDFIIADVGATFVHGDTLQPIQQLQSQVDARWPGESQVAQALEGFGLERQDVPQARRCSYFCTPEQAANPALAEVAETLGCDLLYSADRYLDFLPKGVNKGTSLKALVGWLGLDDGEVLACGDTLNDLNMLDGTYKGVCVGESEPNLIKATEHQSWILQADRPGCGGILQAFVHFGFLGEHGIAAEKRTATKPGRAELVMVYHRLPYEEHRGADGKVQRRRPTSPNGIIPTLMSFFGDARPGSWVAWAVDEGGDEPFETHTTVDAERYPKLTAARVALSKREVDIFYKRFSKEAFWPTLHTFWERARFDEDDWQVFLKVNRAFAERTAKEAAIGAVVWLHDYNLWMVPGYLRELRPDLRIAFFHHTYFPSADVFNVLPWRRQIIGSLLQCDYIGFHIPRQVENFVDVARGVTPLQTVSRQNCAPRFVTYGCAVGLERMTTAVDTGSRVVKLGAHPVGLDIDRVRNALAQDKTREQMANLRKELSGIKLVLSVERLDYTKGILEKLQAYERLLADNPELHKKITLVSICVPAAREMTIYDELQSQIEQAVGRINGRFARIGWTPVQFFFRSFPFDEVVAWYAMADVMWITPLRDGLNLVAKEFVATQGLTDGQGVLALSEFAGAAAELKGALLTNPHDTADLAQTCYLALNMPKAEAKARLRELFDIVSYNDIRRWGDEFLAGVAEPEPVLKLAAG